From Streptomyces sp. TLI_235, the proteins below share one genomic window:
- a CDS encoding MFS transporter (partial gene), producing the protein MTDTEAPGAEPSAPPFLVGILAFCGVVVAVMQTLVVPLLPHVPQLTGSTPTAASWLVTVTLLTGAVCTPLLGRIGDMYGKRRVLLASLGVLVLGSVLCAASSHIGVLIAGRALQGAALAVVPLGISIMRDELPPARVLPSVALMSSTLGIGAAIGLPAAALVVEHADWHAMFWVSAGLGLLDMALVLWKVPESPLRTKGRFDALGALGLSAVLVSLLLAVTQGAQWGWTSGRTLGLIATAVVLAPLWARYELRHPTPVVDVRVSARPAVLLANVAALLIGFAFYANSLVTAQMVQEPKSTGYGLGASIVVSGLCLLPGGLSMVALSPVSARMSAAFGPKVTLAVAAGVMAVGYVVRFFTSHQLWMIIAGATVVSAGTAIAYSALPALVIRAVPAAETGAANGLNT; encoded by the coding sequence ATGACCGACACCGAAGCGCCCGGCGCCGAGCCCTCCGCACCCCCGTTCCTCGTCGGCATCCTCGCCTTCTGCGGCGTGGTGGTCGCCGTCATGCAGACCCTGGTGGTGCCGCTGCTGCCGCACGTGCCGCAGCTCACCGGCAGCACCCCGACGGCCGCGAGCTGGCTGGTCACCGTCACCCTGCTCACCGGCGCGGTCTGCACGCCGCTGCTCGGCCGGATCGGCGACATGTACGGCAAGCGCCGGGTGCTGCTCGCCTCGCTGGGCGTGCTCGTCCTCGGCTCGGTGCTGTGCGCGGCGAGCTCCCACATCGGGGTGCTGATCGCCGGCCGTGCCCTGCAGGGCGCCGCGCTGGCCGTGGTGCCGCTCGGCATCAGCATCATGCGCGACGAACTGCCGCCCGCCCGGGTGCTGCCGTCGGTCGCACTGATGAGCTCCACGCTCGGCATCGGCGCCGCGATCGGCCTGCCGGCCGCCGCCCTGGTCGTCGAGCACGCCGACTGGCACGCCATGTTCTGGGTGTCGGCCGGCCTCGGCCTGCTCGACATGGCCCTGGTGCTGTGGAAGGTCCCGGAGTCCCCGCTGCGCACCAAGGGCCGGTTCGACGCGCTCGGCGCGCTCGGTCTGTCCGCCGTCCTGGTGAGCCTGCTGCTCGCCGTGACCCAGGGCGCCCAGTGGGGCTGGACCTCCGGCCGCACCCTCGGCCTGATCGCCACTGCCGTCGTGCTGGCCCCGCTCTGGGCCCGGTACGAGCTGCGCCACCCCACCCCGGTCGTCGACGTACGGGTCTCGGCCCGCCCCGCGGTGCTGCTGGCCAATGTGGCCGCCCTGCTGATCGGCTTCGCCTTCTACGCGAACTCGCTGGTCACCGCACAGATGGTGCAGGAGCCGAAGAGCACCGGCTACGGCCTGGGCGCGTCCATCGTGGTCAGCGGCCTGTGCCTGCTGCCCGGCGGCCTGTCGATGGTCGCGCTCTCCCCGGTCTCGGCCCGGATGTCCGCGGCCTTCGGGCCGAAGGTGACGCTGGCGGTGGCGGCAGGCGTGATGGCGGTCGGGTACGTCGTCCGGTTCTTCACCAGCCACCAGCTGTGGATGATCATCGCCGGGGCGACCGTGGTCTCAGCCGGCACCGCCATCGCCTACAGCGCCCTGCCGGCCCTGGTGATCCGGGCCGTGCCGGCCGCCGAGACGGGCGCGGCGAACGGCCTCAACACC
- a CDS encoding transglycosylase-like protein with SLT domain, whose amino-acid sequence MSRAVPELPPRRALHLLLAVLGAAGVWACTEGVRPAEAAAAARSGGIDWDRIAACESGGRWHVASGNGYFGGLQFDRATWQANGGTAFAPRADLATREQQIAVAERLAAHRGLRPWPVCGARGAARAAAPSPAPAPSPAVEPEAAEPEAAEPEAAVQWTVQEGEDLAGIAEAHGITGGWQAVHGLNRDLLGDDPDLIVPGQVLRLPAPDTP is encoded by the coding sequence GTGTCCCGTGCCGTACCCGAGTTACCGCCCCGCCGCGCACTGCACCTGCTCCTGGCCGTGCTGGGCGCGGCCGGCGTCTGGGCCTGCACCGAGGGGGTCCGCCCCGCGGAGGCGGCGGCCGCCGCCCGCAGCGGGGGCATCGACTGGGACCGGATCGCGGCCTGCGAGAGCGGCGGCCGCTGGCACGTCGCGTCCGGCAACGGCTACTTCGGCGGGCTCCAGTTCGACCGCGCGACCTGGCAGGCGAACGGTGGGACGGCGTTCGCTCCGCGCGCGGACCTCGCCACCCGCGAACAGCAGATCGCCGTCGCCGAACGGCTGGCCGCCCACCGCGGGCTGCGGCCGTGGCCGGTCTGCGGCGCCCGCGGAGCGGCACGGGCCGCCGCCCCCTCCCCCGCGCCGGCTCCGTCGCCTGCCGTGGAGCCGGAGGCCGCCGAACCGGAGGCCGCCGAACCGGAGGCCGCAGTGCAGTGGACGGTCCAGGAGGGCGAGGACCTGGCCGGCATCGCCGAGGCCCACGGCATCACCGGCGGCTGGCAGGCCGTCCACGGCCTCAACCGCGACCTCCTCGGCGACGACCCCGACCTGATCGTCCCCGGCCAGGTCCTCCGCCTGCCCGCACCGGACACCCCGTAG